A single window of Micrococcaceae bacterium Sec5.1 DNA harbors:
- a CDS encoding alpha/beta fold hydrolase, translating to MDSTHSPSPGTPPETPFHHIDHYLSIPRVSGLTLSPDGKRLVTTVSTLNGKGTEYVTALWEIDPTGQSHARRITRSSKGEAGAAFAANGDLYFTSSRPDPESADPEADPVNALWLLPASGGEARVVHTRAGGISSVMAAKSADAVFVNAEVLAGSSNEENDEERRKTRKDNKVSAILHSGYPIRYWDADLGPAEPRLFAVEPGEEKEAGKPTTVDIPAPLKLRNLTPGVGGSLREAKTVVSPDGKTIYTSLTKALAKADSREVLAAVDVATGAVKVLLDREGMSYFPGPVSPDNRTLVVESESDTTPTQAPQIKLHLLDVSGSETTDLEPLAHQWDRWPTALEWLPQGNAILVKADDDGASPLFRIDVADGAVTRVTKDAAAYSDVVVSPDGTTAYALRSSYEFPAEAVRIDLASGDVVRLQAPAERPRYKGHLERVETTAEDGSRVPAYLALPEGASADRPAPLLLWIHGGPLGSWNAWTWRWNPWLLVAKGYAVLLPDPALSTGYGQEFIQRGWGEWGKKPFSDLMAITDAVVERADIDESRTAAMGGSFGGYMANWVAGQTDRFKAIVTHASLWALDQFGPTTDAAQYWLKEMTVEMAMENSPHLNVRNIKTPMLVIHGDKDYRVPIGEGLRLWYELLSSSQLPADDNGQSPHRFLYFPDENHWILQPQHAKVWYGVVEHFLAQQVLGEDVALPEELGI from the coding sequence ATGGATTCGACTCACAGCCCAAGCCCAGGCACGCCACCTGAAACTCCTTTTCACCACATCGACCACTACCTCTCCATTCCCAGAGTCAGTGGTCTCACCCTCAGCCCGGACGGCAAGCGCCTGGTCACTACCGTTTCAACCCTGAATGGCAAGGGCACCGAGTATGTCACCGCACTCTGGGAGATCGACCCCACCGGCCAAAGCCATGCCCGGCGGATCACCCGGAGTTCCAAAGGCGAGGCCGGTGCCGCCTTTGCCGCCAACGGTGATCTCTACTTCACGTCTTCCCGCCCCGACCCCGAGAGCGCAGATCCCGAGGCCGATCCGGTGAACGCACTGTGGCTGCTCCCTGCCAGTGGGGGAGAAGCTCGGGTTGTGCACACTCGGGCCGGCGGGATCAGTTCCGTCATGGCGGCAAAGAGTGCGGATGCCGTCTTCGTCAACGCCGAGGTTCTGGCAGGTTCCAGCAATGAGGAGAACGACGAAGAACGCCGCAAGACCCGCAAAGACAACAAAGTGTCCGCCATTCTGCACAGTGGCTACCCGATCCGCTATTGGGACGCGGACCTGGGTCCTGCCGAGCCGCGCTTGTTTGCAGTGGAACCGGGCGAGGAGAAGGAAGCCGGCAAACCAACCACCGTTGACATTCCGGCTCCGCTTAAGTTGCGCAACCTGACGCCCGGCGTCGGAGGTTCGCTGCGGGAAGCCAAAACTGTGGTGAGTCCGGACGGCAAGACCATTTACACGAGCCTCACCAAAGCCCTTGCCAAGGCCGACAGCCGTGAGGTGCTTGCCGCCGTCGACGTCGCCACTGGGGCTGTGAAGGTACTTCTGGACCGCGAGGGAATGAGCTACTTCCCTGGGCCCGTCAGCCCGGACAACCGCACGTTGGTTGTGGAGAGCGAAAGTGACACCACGCCCACCCAGGCTCCGCAGATCAAGCTGCACCTGCTGGACGTATCGGGCAGCGAAACGACTGACCTGGAGCCGCTCGCACACCAATGGGACCGCTGGCCTACTGCCTTGGAGTGGCTCCCGCAAGGCAATGCCATCCTGGTGAAAGCGGACGACGACGGCGCGTCGCCGCTTTTCCGGATCGACGTCGCCGATGGAGCGGTAACACGGGTGACGAAAGACGCTGCGGCGTATTCCGACGTCGTGGTTTCGCCGGACGGGACCACAGCGTACGCACTGCGGAGCTCCTACGAGTTCCCCGCTGAAGCTGTGCGGATCGACCTCGCTTCCGGAGATGTGGTGAGGTTGCAGGCACCCGCGGAACGGCCAAGGTACAAGGGGCACCTCGAACGCGTGGAAACGACGGCGGAGGACGGCTCGCGCGTGCCGGCTTACCTGGCGCTCCCGGAAGGTGCATCCGCAGACCGCCCGGCTCCCCTCCTGCTGTGGATCCACGGTGGACCGCTGGGCTCATGGAACGCCTGGACCTGGCGTTGGAACCCCTGGCTGCTGGTCGCCAAGGGCTATGCCGTACTGCTGCCCGACCCCGCCCTCTCCACCGGTTACGGCCAGGAGTTCATTCAGCGCGGCTGGGGTGAATGGGGCAAGAAGCCCTTCTCGGACCTTATGGCTATCACAGATGCCGTAGTCGAGCGGGCGGACATCGACGAGTCACGGACAGCGGCTATGGGCGGGTCCTTCGGAGGCTACATGGCCAACTGGGTGGCAGGCCAGACGGACCGCTTCAAGGCGATCGTGACCCACGCCAGTTTGTGGGCCCTGGACCAGTTCGGCCCCACCACCGACGCCGCGCAGTACTGGCTGAAGGAAATGACGGTTGAGATGGCGATGGAGAACTCGCCCCACCTCAACGTACGCAACATCAAGACGCCCATGCTGGTGATCCACGGAGACAAGGATTATCGCGTACCGATCGGCGAGGGCCTGCGGCTTTGGTACGAACTGTTGTCCTCATCGCAGCTGCCCGCAGACGACAACGGCCAGAGCCCGCACCGCTTCCTCTACTTCCCCGACGAAAACCACTGGATCCTCCAGCCGCAGCACGCGAAGGTTTGGTACGGAGTCGTGGAGCACTTCCTGGCACAGCAGGTGCTGGGCGAGGACGTGGCGCTGCCGGAGGAGTTGGGGATCTAG
- a CDS encoding amino-acid N-acetyltransferase, with protein sequence MNSTFSLRPARTSDVAAIKRLVAPLAEQRILMAKETVAYYESLQEFRIAESHDGDVIGCGALHVMWEDLAEIRTLAAADTWRGRGVGHVLVEDLVEKAKELGVSRVFCLTFEVDFFKRHGFEVMEDQSAVDPQVYSELLRSHDEGVAEFLDLARVKPNTLGNTRMIKHL encoded by the coding sequence GTGAATTCGACCTTTAGCCTTCGTCCTGCCCGTACTAGTGATGTGGCGGCGATCAAGAGGCTGGTTGCCCCTCTCGCGGAGCAGCGGATTTTGATGGCCAAGGAAACTGTGGCGTACTACGAGAGCCTCCAGGAATTCCGGATTGCCGAATCCCATGACGGCGACGTGATCGGCTGCGGGGCCCTGCACGTTATGTGGGAGGACCTGGCCGAGATCCGCACCCTTGCCGCTGCGGACACGTGGCGGGGGCGGGGCGTGGGGCACGTGCTGGTGGAGGATCTCGTCGAAAAAGCCAAGGAGCTCGGCGTCAGCCGTGTGTTCTGCTTGACGTTTGAGGTGGACTTCTTCAAACGTCACGGCTTTGAGGTCATGGAGGACCAATCGGCCGTGGACCCGCAGGTGTACTCGGAGCTGCTGCGCTCGCATGACGAGGGCGTTGCCGAATTCCTTGATCTGGCGCGGGTAAAACCGAATACGCTGGGCAATACCCGGATGATCAAGCACCTCTAA
- a CDS encoding FAD-binding oxidoreductase, translating to MQSHASFSGNSSVSELQLSVRGPVFTPADPGFAAEVAAFNLSTQHQPDVAFGALDAEDVSAAIKWAAERGMPVAVQSTGHGATNAIEGGLLISTRRMLELSIDPLEKTARVGAGVRWKAVVDLAATFGLMGLCGSTSDVGVVGYTLGGGLPILGRKYGFASDHVIAFELVTADGTQQRVTKDENAELFFLLRGGKGNLGIVTAMEFHLFPAADLYAGGVYFDGGHAPEVLGAFREWVPSLPAEASASLAFLRLPEMEMIPEPLRGKFVIHLRYAYQGDLAAAAELLEPMRRSAPFMMDATGPLEASQFDTIHQDPDQPVPVRERGFLLDRLDEEAAEAILRHFGPGVDSPVLLAELRLLGGALAKSAEGEDIVGGRDAAFSFYMVAIAMPPVVEMLPAVFEAVHTDLRPAANAGTFVNLHGHFVDAEDRERPWGPSARERLKKAKAELDPKNMFSFGHVVGLPATEQPVVMDQTALLEDVVTAGGDAVLNS from the coding sequence ATGCAGTCCCACGCGTCGTTTTCAGGTAATTCAAGCGTTTCAGAACTCCAACTCAGCGTGCGCGGTCCCGTGTTCACGCCTGCCGATCCCGGCTTCGCAGCCGAGGTAGCGGCCTTCAACCTCTCCACTCAACACCAGCCGGATGTTGCCTTCGGCGCCCTCGACGCAGAGGACGTTTCGGCGGCTATCAAATGGGCGGCGGAACGGGGAATGCCCGTAGCCGTTCAGTCCACGGGGCATGGCGCAACAAACGCGATAGAAGGCGGGCTGCTCATCAGTACCCGCCGCATGCTTGAGCTCAGCATCGACCCCCTTGAGAAGACTGCCCGGGTCGGGGCCGGTGTTCGTTGGAAGGCCGTGGTTGACCTTGCTGCGACCTTCGGTTTGATGGGCCTTTGTGGTTCAACCAGTGACGTGGGCGTGGTGGGATACACGCTGGGCGGGGGCCTGCCAATCCTGGGCCGTAAGTACGGCTTTGCCTCGGATCATGTCATCGCCTTCGAGCTGGTCACAGCCGACGGCACCCAACAAAGGGTGACCAAGGACGAGAACGCTGAGCTGTTCTTCCTCCTGCGAGGCGGCAAGGGCAATCTGGGCATTGTGACGGCCATGGAATTCCACCTCTTCCCAGCCGCCGATCTCTATGCAGGCGGTGTTTACTTCGACGGCGGGCACGCCCCGGAAGTCCTGGGGGCGTTTAGGGAATGGGTGCCATCGCTACCTGCGGAGGCATCGGCGTCGTTGGCGTTTTTGCGCCTTCCGGAGATGGAGATGATTCCGGAGCCGTTACGGGGAAAGTTTGTGATCCACCTGCGCTACGCCTACCAAGGCGACCTGGCTGCAGCGGCGGAGCTGCTGGAGCCCATGCGCCGAAGCGCCCCGTTCATGATGGACGCCACCGGCCCTTTGGAAGCAAGCCAATTCGACACGATCCACCAGGATCCGGACCAGCCAGTCCCCGTTCGCGAGCGTGGCTTCCTGCTTGATCGTTTGGACGAAGAGGCGGCCGAGGCAATCCTGCGGCACTTCGGTCCAGGCGTCGATAGCCCAGTGTTGTTGGCAGAACTCCGGCTGCTGGGCGGCGCCCTCGCCAAGAGCGCGGAGGGCGAGGATATTGTGGGCGGTCGTGATGCGGCGTTCAGCTTCTACATGGTTGCCATTGCTATGCCTCCTGTTGTCGAGATGCTGCCGGCAGTTTTCGAGGCCGTGCATACAGACCTTCGACCTGCTGCCAACGCCGGCACATTTGTGAACCTCCATGGCCACTTTGTGGATGCCGAGGACAGGGAGCGGCCTTGGGGCCCCAGCGCACGGGAGCGGCTTAAGAAGGCGAAGGCGGAGCTGGATCCGAAGAACATGTTCAGCTTTGGGCATGTAGTGGGTCTTCCTGCCACGGAACAGCCGGTTGTTATGGATCAGACCGCGCTGCTCGAAGACGTGGTCACGGCCGGCGGCGACGCCGTGCTGAACAGTTAA
- the dhaK gene encoding dihydroxyacetone kinase subunit DhaK, with product MKKLINDPRAVVDESVEGFGMAHADIVDVHPEPKYVIRKGAPVAGKVALVSGGGSGHEPLHAGFVGLGMLDAAVPGAVFTSPTPDQIIPATVAVDSGAGVVHIVKNYTGDVLNFETAAEMAQAEGVHVRSVLVNDDVAVEDSLYTAGRRGVGGTVLVEKIAGAAAERGDGLEAVAAIAERVAANVRTMGVALSGCTVPHAGTPSFELAEDEIEIGIGIHGEPGRHRIAMESADAITDRLLEPVLEDLSLSSGDRVLLFVNGMGGTPQSELYIVYRRAAQVLAERGATVERSLVGNYVTSLEMQGCSVSVLRLDDELTSLWDAPVHTAALRWGA from the coding sequence ATGAAAAAGCTCATCAATGATCCACGCGCCGTGGTGGACGAGTCCGTCGAAGGTTTCGGCATGGCCCATGCCGACATCGTGGACGTCCATCCCGAGCCCAAGTACGTCATCCGGAAAGGCGCACCTGTAGCGGGCAAGGTTGCCCTGGTATCCGGCGGGGGCAGCGGCCATGAGCCACTGCACGCCGGGTTCGTCGGCCTCGGCATGCTCGACGCCGCGGTGCCCGGCGCCGTCTTCACCTCGCCCACGCCCGACCAGATCATACCGGCGACAGTCGCTGTCGACTCAGGTGCCGGCGTCGTGCATATCGTCAAGAACTACACAGGCGACGTCCTGAACTTTGAGACTGCGGCGGAGATGGCACAAGCCGAGGGCGTGCACGTACGTTCGGTGCTGGTAAACGACGACGTTGCTGTGGAGGACTCGCTGTACACGGCGGGCCGCCGTGGAGTGGGCGGGACTGTGCTCGTGGAGAAGATTGCGGGTGCTGCCGCTGAGCGTGGGGACGGTCTTGAAGCTGTTGCCGCCATCGCGGAGCGGGTCGCCGCCAATGTGCGGACCATGGGAGTCGCTCTCTCTGGCTGCACGGTTCCGCACGCAGGTACGCCGAGCTTCGAGCTGGCGGAGGACGAGATCGAGATCGGCATCGGAATCCATGGCGAGCCCGGACGCCACAGGATCGCCATGGAAAGCGCTGACGCGATCACCGACCGTCTGCTGGAGCCCGTGCTTGAGGATCTCTCCCTCTCCTCCGGCGACAGGGTGCTGCTGTTCGTGAACGGCATGGGCGGCACGCCGCAGAGTGAGCTCTACATCGTCTATCGCCGGGCCGCCCAGGTACTCGCAGAGCGCGGCGCAACAGTGGAGCGCTCGCTGGTAGGGAACTACGTGACGTCCCTCGAAATGCAAGGTTGCTCGGTGTCCGTGCTACGCCTCGACGACGAATTGACGAGTTTGTGGGATGCCCCGGTTCATACGGCTGCCCTGCGTTGGGGAGCGTGA
- the dhaL gene encoding dihydroxyacetone kinase subunit DhaL produces MGLGVEWALDWLKLSAKAMAEHRRELIELDRPIGDSDHGENMDRGFQAVLQKLDETPPETAGAALKAAAMALMSKVGGAAGPLYGTAYLRAATSLGDSTDIDAEALASALAAARDGVVARGKAETGDKTMIDAWTPAVEAAQNAASNGGDVLAVLEAAAEAAEVGAVATDPLVARKGRASYLGERSAGHRDPGAASTALLLRAAAAAAAGSAGNTGTDAV; encoded by the coding sequence ATGGGGCTGGGCGTTGAATGGGCACTGGACTGGCTGAAGCTGTCCGCGAAGGCCATGGCAGAACATCGAAGGGAACTGATAGAGCTGGACCGGCCAATTGGCGATTCGGACCACGGCGAGAACATGGACAGAGGATTCCAGGCGGTTCTGCAGAAGCTGGACGAGACGCCGCCGGAAACTGCGGGAGCTGCCCTTAAGGCGGCTGCGATGGCGCTGATGTCCAAGGTGGGCGGAGCTGCCGGGCCCCTTTACGGCACCGCATATCTTCGGGCGGCCACATCCCTCGGTGATTCCACCGACATTGATGCAGAGGCGCTGGCTTCCGCGCTCGCCGCTGCCCGCGACGGCGTGGTGGCGCGCGGCAAAGCCGAGACCGGTGACAAGACCATGATTGACGCATGGACGCCGGCAGTGGAGGCAGCGCAGAACGCCGCGTCCAACGGCGGTGATGTACTCGCCGTCCTGGAAGCTGCTGCCGAGGCAGCCGAAGTGGGGGCTGTGGCTACCGATCCGCTGGTGGCTCGCAAGGGCCGGGCAAGCTACCTTGGGGAGCGAAGCGCGGGGCATCGCGATCCAGGAGCGGCCTCCACGGCACTGCTCTTGCGCGCCGCGGCAGCAGCAGCGGCCGGCTCCGCAGGAAACACGGGAACCGACGCCGTATGA
- the dhaM gene encoding dihydroxyacetone kinase phosphoryl donor subunit DhaM, producing the protein MTVGIVVVSHSSKIAEGAVELAAQMAPDVELVAAGGTDDARIGTSLEKVLAAVEQSLIDAGGDGVVVLTDLGSAVMTAESAIEFASDPDAILLADAPLVEGLVAAAVAAQGGAGVEEVRKAAEAVGFRASTDTEASAGTDTPASTDAPDAAGDFELINPMGIHARPAAKIAGGLSGLDAEVTINDVDGTSMMALMTLAAGQGATLRVEARGKDAAKAVQYVGRLVREGFGEM; encoded by the coding sequence ATGACAGTTGGGATCGTGGTTGTCTCGCACAGCAGCAAGATCGCTGAAGGTGCAGTGGAACTCGCCGCACAGATGGCGCCCGACGTCGAACTCGTCGCCGCCGGGGGCACTGACGACGCACGGATTGGCACCAGCCTCGAGAAGGTGTTGGCCGCCGTCGAGCAGTCGCTGATTGATGCGGGAGGCGATGGCGTGGTGGTGCTGACGGATCTGGGCTCAGCAGTAATGACAGCTGAGTCTGCGATCGAATTCGCCAGTGATCCTGACGCCATACTGCTTGCCGATGCGCCTTTGGTTGAAGGGCTCGTGGCCGCGGCTGTAGCGGCGCAGGGCGGGGCCGGCGTCGAGGAGGTGCGTAAGGCTGCCGAGGCCGTTGGATTCAGGGCTTCCACCGATACTGAAGCCTCGGCCGGTACTGACACGCCCGCAAGTACTGACGCGCCGGATGCTGCCGGCGACTTCGAGCTAATTAATCCCATGGGCATCCACGCGCGGCCTGCCGCGAAGATAGCCGGTGGCCTGTCCGGCCTTGACGCTGAGGTGACTATCAACGACGTCGACGGGACGTCCATGATGGCGCTCATGACACTCGCGGCCGGGCAGGGTGCAACCCTGCGCGTGGAGGCCCGTGGAAAGGACGCTGCGAAGGCTGTTCAGTATGTCGGGCGGTTGGTGCGCGAGGGATTTGGGGAGATGTGA
- a CDS encoding CsbD family protein, translating into MGADDKMENAGEKISGKAKEAAGKLTDNERLEAEGKGEQVKSDLKGAGEKVKDAFKKD; encoded by the coding sequence ATGGGTGCTGACGACAAGATGGAGAACGCTGGCGAGAAGATTTCAGGCAAGGCTAAAGAAGCTGCCGGAAAGCTTACCGACAACGAGCGCCTGGAAGCCGAAGGCAAGGGCGAGCAGGTCAAGAGTGACCTCAAGGGTGCTGGCGAAAAGGTAAAGGACGCCTTCAAGAAGGACTAG
- a CDS encoding DUF4235 domain-containing protein — protein sequence MNLLVKLFGLAVSLGAGVLANKTLEGLWEKKTGKPAPKDGTDLNDSLPGVLVFAVVSAGVGAVVHVLTQRGTKSALARMKKTADEV from the coding sequence GTGAATTTGCTGGTGAAATTGTTCGGCCTGGCAGTCAGCCTTGGAGCTGGCGTGCTGGCAAACAAGACGCTTGAAGGACTCTGGGAGAAAAAGACAGGAAAACCTGCCCCCAAGGACGGAACTGATCTGAACGATTCCTTGCCGGGAGTGCTGGTGTTCGCTGTGGTCTCGGCGGGCGTCGGGGCGGTGGTTCACGTTCTCACCCAAAGGGGCACCAAGAGCGCGCTGGCCCGTATGAAGAAAACGGCAGACGAGGTTTAG
- a CDS encoding VOC family protein codes for MAIARYPSVVIDCPDAPALAAFYGELLGWDVKGETDWFEIRPSDGNNCIAFQQVESYHAPEWPGQKVPQQMHLDLMVEDLDKGEEVALSLGASKAEHQPGTTFRVFLDPAGHPFCLCLS; via the coding sequence ATGGCAATAGCCCGATACCCGAGTGTAGTTATCGATTGTCCGGATGCGCCCGCCCTCGCCGCCTTTTATGGGGAACTGCTGGGCTGGGACGTGAAGGGCGAAACCGATTGGTTCGAGATCCGTCCCAGCGATGGGAACAATTGCATCGCTTTCCAGCAGGTCGAGTCATATCACGCGCCGGAATGGCCGGGGCAGAAAGTTCCTCAACAAATGCATCTTGATCTAATGGTGGAGGACTTGGACAAGGGCGAGGAAGTGGCTCTTTCGCTCGGTGCAAGCAAGGCGGAGCACCAGCCGGGGACCACCTTCAGGGTGTTCCTTGATCCGGCCGGCCATCCGTTCTGCCTGTGCCTTTCTTAA
- a CDS encoding VOC family protein has translation MTDTTSTEPTTAAHGKYTTHGIPNGLTSLTPFLAVPDAKNAIAFYRDVFGARVVGATEMGGVVVHAELDLGNGHLQLGEPNPEYHLVPAPDGDDDCYSLGFYCPDADALVQRAEQAGATIREPLTTFVSGDRYASIRDPFGVRWSIMTRVEDLSEEESNRRVEEWAAQQG, from the coding sequence ATGACAGATACTACAAGCACTGAGCCAACCACGGCCGCCCACGGCAAGTACACTACCCACGGAATACCCAACGGGCTGACCAGCCTGACGCCCTTCCTCGCCGTACCCGATGCCAAGAATGCGATCGCGTTCTACCGAGACGTTTTCGGGGCACGGGTTGTTGGCGCCACCGAGATGGGCGGAGTTGTGGTCCATGCCGAACTCGACCTCGGGAATGGCCACCTTCAGCTGGGCGAGCCCAACCCGGAATACCACTTGGTCCCGGCACCCGATGGCGATGATGACTGCTACTCCCTGGGCTTCTACTGCCCGGACGCAGACGCACTTGTGCAGCGAGCGGAACAAGCCGGCGCCACCATCCGCGAACCCCTGACCACCTTCGTGTCAGGGGATCGATATGCCAGTATCCGGGATCCTTTCGGCGTGCGCTGGTCCATCATGACCCGCGTGGAAGATCTCTCCGAAGAGGAAAGCAACCGTCGCGTCGAGGAGTGGGCGGCCCAGCAGGGTTAA
- a CDS encoding helix-turn-helix domain-containing protein: MDSSFKGILYPARLPTFNRLAAPESVAELVQWFWIPEWDIEPGRTSRQHLIAYPASNLVVQLDDVVFSGPTTRAAYRDLTGQGWAVGALLRPAAVPVFADDPGSLRDAEVALPLEDLHRSVARAMNAPDGGTRRDQAVDAFVSWLGSLDYVPSQEALLANRMMDTVASDPEVARIEDVAARLAVSGRTLQRIARKYIGLSPSVLIRRRRLQDAAERARLDPSADLADIAAGLGYADHAHLTNDFQKYLGFTPSTYRRAVGS; the protein is encoded by the coding sequence ATGGATAGTTCGTTCAAGGGCATTCTGTACCCGGCGCGGCTTCCCACCTTCAACCGTTTAGCGGCGCCGGAGTCTGTTGCGGAGCTGGTCCAGTGGTTCTGGATTCCCGAATGGGACATTGAGCCAGGCCGCACCTCCCGTCAGCATCTGATCGCCTACCCCGCATCCAATCTCGTTGTGCAGTTGGACGATGTGGTCTTTTCCGGTCCAACAACCCGTGCCGCCTATCGCGACTTGACTGGCCAGGGTTGGGCAGTGGGAGCGCTGCTGCGCCCGGCCGCGGTTCCGGTGTTCGCCGATGATCCGGGCAGCTTGCGTGATGCCGAAGTGGCGCTGCCGTTGGAGGATCTCCACCGTTCTGTCGCACGGGCCATGAACGCCCCCGACGGCGGCACTCGCCGCGACCAGGCAGTGGATGCCTTTGTGTCGTGGCTCGGTTCCCTGGACTACGTTCCTTCCCAAGAAGCCTTGTTGGCGAACCGGATGATGGACACTGTTGCCTCGGACCCGGAGGTGGCCCGGATTGAGGATGTGGCGGCCCGGCTGGCTGTCTCTGGGCGGACGCTCCAGCGAATTGCGAGGAAATACATCGGCCTCAGCCCCTCAGTGCTGATCCGTCGCCGTCGCCTGCAGGACGCCGCCGAGAGGGCTCGTTTGGACCCATCCGCTGATCTTGCGGACATCGCTGCCGGGCTTGGCTACGCCGACCACGCACACCTGACGAACGACTTCCAGAAGTACCTGGGGTTCACGCCGAGCACGTACCGGCGTGCTGTTGGCAGTTAG
- a CDS encoding SDR family NAD(P)-dependent oxidoreductase yields MNTNERQLALVTGASTGIGYELARQFLSNGFDTIIVAENDGIHGAAQRLANLGGAVTAEQIDLASRQGVEQLRSAVAALGRPLDAVALNAGIGVGGPFVETDLEQEIRIIDLNVTSTVALAKWIAADMVERGQGRILFTSSIIARGPAPFQAVYGASKAFVQSFGQALRNELRHTGVTVTTLLPGPTETPFFERAELMDTKVGTEEKDDPAQVAGQGFKAMMKGEGNVLGGSLKSRIMGLGSNVMPDAAGAQFNRHLSEPGSGDD; encoded by the coding sequence ATGAACACCAATGAGAGGCAACTGGCCCTTGTCACGGGAGCATCCACCGGCATCGGGTACGAGCTTGCGCGGCAGTTCCTCAGCAACGGATTCGACACGATTATCGTCGCTGAAAATGACGGGATCCACGGAGCGGCACAACGCCTGGCCAATCTCGGCGGTGCCGTAACGGCGGAACAGATCGACCTCGCCAGCAGGCAGGGTGTGGAGCAGTTGCGCTCCGCGGTTGCAGCTCTCGGAAGACCACTTGACGCCGTGGCCCTCAACGCCGGGATCGGTGTGGGAGGTCCCTTTGTGGAGACGGACCTTGAACAGGAAATCAGGATTATCGATCTGAACGTGACCTCAACAGTCGCCCTCGCCAAGTGGATCGCGGCGGACATGGTGGAACGCGGTCAAGGAAGGATACTGTTCACCTCCTCAATCATTGCCCGGGGGCCAGCACCCTTCCAGGCCGTCTATGGCGCATCAAAGGCCTTCGTTCAGTCCTTTGGACAAGCGCTGAGGAATGAACTGCGGCACACAGGGGTCACTGTAACCACCCTGCTGCCGGGCCCCACGGAGACTCCGTTCTTTGAACGGGCAGAGCTGATGGACACGAAGGTAGGGACCGAGGAGAAGGACGATCCGGCGCAGGTTGCCGGGCAAGGCTTCAAAGCGATGATGAAAGGTGAAGGTAACGTGCTGGGCGGCTCCCTGAAATCACGCATCATGGGGCTCGGCAGCAACGTCATGCCGGATGCCGCGGGAGCCCAGTTCAACCGGCATTTGAGCGAGCCAGGATCGGGCGACGACTAA